The window AGGCCGAGCTGGAAGGTGCCGTCGATCAGGTCGATGGCCAGGCCTTCGATTTTGGTCTGGCCGGATTTCCAGAACACCGCCGCGATGGAAAAGCGCCCAACGAAGGCGATCAGGCTGTGAGGGATTTTATCCAGCCATTCAATGGAGCGAGTGATCAGGGCGTTCATGGCAATACCTGCTCGGCTAACAGATGGGTGACGGCTTGATGGCTGATGAGCTGCGCCAGGGTGTGCTCCAGTTCCAGATCGCTGTCGCGCCTGGTTGCAGCATCAATGGCCGCGCCCAGGAAACAACCTTGCAGCAGGTCCTTGAGGAAATCATGGGCGCCGGGACTGATCGCAAACACCTCCACGTCCAGGTTGTTGCGCAGCACCAGGGCGCATTGCGGCGTGAAGGGGTCGACCGGCATGACGGGCTCTTGCTGATGGGCGGCCCAGATCGCCACCACGGCGAAGGGCGATTGCAACAGGTGCAGTGACGGGTGAAGACCGACCCTCAGATGATCATGGGATGCCGGCGATGACAGCACTTGCATGACCTGTTGTGCATCCATGGGCCGGGCGTTGGCGGCGTGCCAGGCTTGCACCTGCAGGCGCTCCAGTCGGGCGACATCCGCCAGATACGGCACGCTGGCGGCGGGTTCGAAATGTTCGATGAACCCGGCAAAGTCGGCACCGTAGTCACTCATGACTGGGCTTCGCGGTGCGGCGCACTGGACGTACATTCCGGCCATCGCGCCGAAGAACTCCTCGCCCACCAGTTGCGCCACCACCGGATAGTTGTCGGCCAGGGCATTGATCAATGAGCTGAGCACGTTGTTGCGATACACCGCGAACCGGCTCTCTGGATCGGCGCCCGTGGCGCAGGTCAAACCCTGCGGACAAGCTTTGCGCGGGTCGAGCAGGGCGGCGGCGAATTCGCTGTAGCGGCTCATGGCTGGACCCTGGCGGCGTTTAGTAGTTGATCGGCCTGACCGGCTTCGGCCAACAGCACTGCCAACGCCGGGATGCGGTTGTCGCGCTCGATCAGCGTGGCGACTGGCCCGGTCCGCGCCAGCGCCGTGCGATACAAGCGCCAGACCTCGTTATCGATTGGCGCACCGTGGTCATCGATCAGCAAACGCTCGCCCAGGCTGTCGGAGTCTTCGGCAAACCCGGCCAGATGAATTTCGCCGGTGGCCTGCAGGGGCAGGGCGTCGAGGTAAGCCTGGGGATCACGGCAATGGTTGATGCATGAAACGTAGACGTTGTTCACATCCAGCAGCAGTCCGCAGCCGGTGCGACGGATGACTTCACTGATGAAGTCAGGCTCGTCGAGGGTCGAGTCCTCGAACGCCAGATAAGTGGCCGGGTTTTCCAGCAGCAGCGTGCATTTGAGGCTGGACTGGACCTGATCGACGTGTTCGCAGACGCGCCTGAGCGTCGTTTCATCGTAGGCCAGGGGCAGCAGATCGTTGAGAAACACCGGGCCATGGCTGGACCAGGCCAGGTGTTCGGAAAAAGACTGGGGCTGATAGCGTTCGATCAGTGTGGCCAGGCGCTGCAAATGCGCAACATCCAGCGGCCCCTCTCCACCGATCGACAGGCCGACGCCGTGCAGTGACAGCGGATACTGTTCGCGTATCCGCCCCAGGAAGTGATGAAACGGCCCGCCGGCCACCATGTAGTTTTCCGCGTGCACTTCGAAGAAACCCAGATCCGGTCGGGTCTGGAGCACTTCACGAAAATGCTCAGTCTTGAGCCCCAGCCCCGCCCGCGGCGGTAGCCGGGTATCGAAGGCGAGGGAAGCGGTGTTCGACATGGCGGCAG is drawn from Pseudomonas rhizophila and contains these coding sequences:
- a CDS encoding DNA-binding domain-containing protein is translated as MSRYSEFAAALLDPRKACPQGLTCATGADPESRFAVYRNNVLSSLINALADNYPVVAQLVGEEFFGAMAGMYVQCAAPRSPVMSDYGADFAGFIEHFEPAASVPYLADVARLERLQVQAWHAANARPMDAQQVMQVLSSPASHDHLRVGLHPSLHLLQSPFAVVAIWAAHQQEPVMPVDPFTPQCALVLRNNLDVEVFAISPGAHDFLKDLLQGCFLGAAIDAATRRDSDLELEHTLAQLISHQAVTHLLAEQVLP
- a CDS encoding DUF692 domain-containing protein; translated protein: MSNTASLAFDTRLPPRAGLGLKTEHFREVLQTRPDLGFFEVHAENYMVAGGPFHHFLGRIREQYPLSLHGVGLSIGGEGPLDVAHLQRLATLIERYQPQSFSEHLAWSSHGPVFLNDLLPLAYDETTLRRVCEHVDQVQSSLKCTLLLENPATYLAFEDSTLDEPDFISEVIRRTGCGLLLDVNNVYVSCINHCRDPQAYLDALPLQATGEIHLAGFAEDSDSLGERLLIDDHGAPIDNEVWRLYRTALARTGPVATLIERDNRIPALAVLLAEAGQADQLLNAARVQP